In Dasypus novemcinctus isolate mDasNov1 chromosome 8, mDasNov1.1.hap2, whole genome shotgun sequence, the genomic stretch AGGCCCCCGCCTCAGCCCCCCCACACCCTGCTCATCGCTGGGGACTCAGTCCTGGGTCAGGGAGGGGTCCTGCGAGGGCAGTCGGGTGGCCGCTGGGAGGGGAATCAGGGGGCGCGAGGTCCTTTATTGAGCTCAGGGTGCAGGAGTGCCCCTCTTCGGGGGGCTGAGTGCCTTGCCCCATGGAGACCCCTCTGGGGACTCGCCACCTTGGCTGGCAAGACCTGGCGGAGCTTGAGGGCTTGATAAGCTGCTCTCCAAAACAGTGAGAACGGCCTACTGCCAGCTGGCCATGCAGCCAGGGGAGGGCTGCGGTCAGCCTCTGGGCCAAGTTCCCGTGGACTCCCCCAGCCGGGGCTATAAAGGCGGCAGCGCCAGGAGCTGGCCCAGCCCCGAGACCAGCCACGCAGACCCTGGAGATGAAGGCCCTGCTCCTGGCCGCCAGCCTCGGCCTCGTGGCCGCCCTGCAGTCCCTGGAACCCCAAGACCCCAGTAAGACGCTGGATGTGCGTCTGGGTCGGGGCGGGGTGGGCCGCAGGGTGAGACGGAGGGTCGGGCGCTCACGCCCCCCTTGGGAGGCCAGCAGTTTGTGGTCAGGGGTTAGCGCCACTCGAGGGCTCTTCCTGCAGCCTCGCCTGGGTGTATCCAGAGGGCGCCGGACGATGGCTGTCAGGGCCCTTGGGCACGGCGGTGGGGGCTCAGAGAATGTACTAGAAGGGAGGGATGGGGGACCTGAGAGGGAGCCCTGATGTGCCAGGGGGTGAGCGGCCAGCAGCTGGAGGGGTTGGAGGGTGGCCACCTGCCAGGCGCGGCCAGTGCAGGGGCCAAGGAAATGCGTCTTGCAGATTTTGGGGACGTGGTACATAAAGAACATCGCGGCACAGAAGGACGTGCTGGACAAGGCGCACAGGCCCGTGTCCCCCGTCACAATCGTCAGGGTGTACCAGGATGTGCTGAAGGCCTCCTTCACCCACCTGTGAGTGGCCACGGGCCTGGCTGAGGGGGCGGGCATGGAGCCAAGCCCCCCGGGGGGAAGGAGCCCCAAGAGGCGACTCGGCTGGGCGGGCCGGGAGGGTCCTGCCCTGAAGCACAGGTGGACACTGGGAGCCCCACCGCCCCCCGGCTTCTGTTCCAGGAGGAAGGGGCAGTGTCACGGGATGCAAACGATACTGTTTGGCACGGGTGTGCCCGGCAGATACAGCGCCTGTGAGTCGGGCcatgggcaggggaggggcggcCGGCACCCCCAAGCAATTCCTCCTGCCCCGACCTTGGGGGGACCCTGAGACGTGGGTGTGGGTCGCAGGGTGTTGGGGCCCCAGGCCCGCGGTCCAGGCCGGGCTGGGCATCAGGACAGGTGCCTGGAGCCTGGGGGGTGAGGCGCGGGAGGGGGGCCCTGCTGCTGTCCCAAGGCTGGGGTGCTCTGGTCTCATGCCGGGTGTTCTCGGGGCGCCCTGCAGTTGGATCCACAAGCTTCCTGCAGATCAAGGAGCTGTCCATGAAGGACCACTGCATTTTCTACTGCGAGGGCGAGTACCAGGGCGAGAGATTCCGAATCGGTGTGCTCCTGGGTGAGTGCGCTGCCCTcctccgcggctgcccctccggGTCGCAGCAGCTTCCACAGCGGCTTCTGGAACCAGCGCTTCTTCGGCGTCTCCCTCTGGCCCCGTGAGGACATGAAAGGGTCCCCATGCTGGCCTCTGTGCGCCGGGCAGTGGGGACAGGGTCGGAGGCGGCTCACCGTGACCCAGCCTGGGAGTGGGGATGTCCCGCAGCTGCAGCCACAAGCACAGCTTCCGGGGCCACTgggagtggggctgggggaggggagcattTGCTGAGGAAGCTTTGGTGGAAAGGACCCCCAGGGGGTGAGTTCTGGTAACCTCTGGGCACAATTCCTCCTCGATGGGGGTCTTCCCAGGACATGGAGTGACCCGGGAAGTCGGCTTGGCCAGCGGCGGACCTGAGGAACCCCGAGTGGGCGGGGGCTCCCCCCAcctacgccccccccccccacaggaaCTGCTCAGCTGCGCGGGCTCTGTGTGGACGGAGCCCCAGGCTGGACCAGAGCCCTGGGCGGCTTCCTGGGTGCTTCCCTCCCGGCTGCCGCCCCCCAGGGtgaagccccctcccctccccgggtgCTGGAGACCCCGCCTCCTCCGGGGCTGCTCACTGGGGGGCTGCCCAGCCACGCCCAGACCTGGTCCAGGAAGGGCCTTTCCTCCTGGTCTCTCCACAGGTAGGAATCTGGACGTGGACTTGGAAGCCCTGGGAGAATTTAAGCAATTCGCGCAGCGCAAAGGCTTCCCTCCAGAGAGCCTCCTCGCCCCTGTCCAGCTGGGTGAGGGGCTGTGGGCCGGGGGCCTACGGGGCTGTCCCTGGCGGGTGGCGCAGGACGCGCGGCGTGGTCCTGGTGTCCTCCGAGCTGTGCCTGTTTTGTTCCCACAGAAAACTGCAGTCGCAGCAGCCACGGCTAGGGtgagccggggtggggggcggcaggGTCCCGGGGCTCCCGACCGGCAGGACGGAGGGTCCGGCCCGGCCCCGGCGCCGCCTCTGCTGGCGTCGCTGTCGGGATTTCCGTCGCGCCTCACCCGCAGGACACCTGAGCCCCTCTGCTCCCCCTCTGCTGGCGTCACCGGACCAGCAGCCGCTCTGCCTGCGTGAGCCCCCAACTCCCTCCCAGGCCGGGGGCCTCTGCACACCTGTCCTCCCCTCCCCGCACCTCACACCTGCCCTTCGCCAGCCCCGCCCCCGTCCCTCCTCTCCCCGTGATCGTGGGGTGGGCGCCCTGGGGCGTGCGGGGCCCGGGGCCTGTGCGCGCCCTAGAGGAGAAGCCGGGCCTCCCGCGCTCTGCgacagtcccccccccccccccgtccgtCAGGGCTCGTGAGGCCCCGCCCGCAGGGCTCCGCTCTGGACTCTACGAGaccgcggggggaggggggggaaggacCCCGTCTGCACGCACCCCTCCCCCGAGAGCCCCAGCAGCAGCTCCTGCCCTGCCCCGCTGACTCCTCTTTCCCAGGGGAGAGTCACCCCAGGAGCAGCGACCTGCGGCAGAAGGAGCTCCCAGTttccccctgcctcctccccccccccccccccccccccgccttctcTCCCTGACTCCCCACCCCCTGCGTCTTCTCTCCCTgacttccccccgcccccatccttTCCAGATTCTTCATAAACAGCCTCAGCCTCCTCCAGTCTCCGTCTCTCTGTTGGGGTCCCGCGGGGCTCCCGGCGCCCCCTGGGGTCTGCTGGGGGTGCGGAGGGGAGCTGCGGTGGGAAGCGCGGCAAGGGCTGCGAGGGGTGGGCGCCCGCCAGCAGGCAGGGGCCTGGCCGAGGGAGGGGCCTGCCCTGGTGAAGCCCCTGACACGCAGGTCCCGGGAGGTGGGCGCAGGCTGGGGCGGGGCGCTGAGCGGTGGCCTTGGACTTGGAGGGGTCCTGGGTCCAGGCAGAGCAGGCCCAGGGGGGACCACCTGGCACTTGGGGTTCTGCTGCCCTGGAGGTGCTGCTGGAGGGAGGGGACGAGGTGCAGCTGGGGTGCCAGGACGGAGATAGCGGGGCACCCGGCCCCGAGCCAGGAGCGTGGCTGTGCCCTTTCCTCCCTGTGCCAGGTCCCTTGCTCAGGTGCCCTGAAGCCCCAGCCAGCCTGGCGCCTCGCCAGCTGACCAGGCCTCCCTCTCTCCACGAAGGATGGACCGGCCCCAGCCTCACTTGTCCCTCCGTGGCAGGGACCGTGAACTCCCCAAGGCCCCCTGCAGGGTCCCAGGCCTGTCCCCCCACCCTGGCTCCCCCAGTCCAGACTGTTGCCCTGTGGCACAGCCCACGCATCTTCCCATCCTGACGAGGGGCCCGGCGTCCTCAGCTGTTGGGGGAACCCAGGCAGCGCGCTCCTGCCCAAGTGCGCTTCCCACCTGGGGACGCCTTGCCCTCTCTGTGGTGGGGCCCCTCCGCCCCCCACATCCCTGGGGACAGGGACCTGCCCACCAGCTCCAGCCCTGGTGGCTCgggtccttggcttgtggctgggGCGCTAGCTCTGCCCCCACCCCGCACGCCCCCTGTGAAGACACAGCGCGGGGGCTGTGCTCTCCCGGGATCCCAGACGATCTTGAAAGCTGGAGACCCTGAACTGAATTGCCTTTCGTGCAGTAAGGGATTTGCCCCAAGCGAGGACTGAGCTTGGTGTCCACTCCTGGGAGGGCCGCCTCCAGGCCCTTGGGGTGTCCTGCCTGAGCCGAGGGTCTTTGCTTGCCTGGGGTCTTAGGCCGCCCCAGAGCGGCAGTGCGGTTCCAGGGAGGCTGTGGGTCATGTGGAATGGGCAGCGGGGCGCCCCAGCTGCCTGccggagccccagcccagcctctgGACCCGGAGGCGCGTGGTCACCCGGGGAGGCGGCCAGCCCGGGCGGCGGAGCTCTGGGCGGGAGCCCTGCTTGCCAGGCTCGCCGGCCTTGGGGGG encodes the following:
- the LOC139439394 gene encoding odorant-binding protein 2b-like, with protein sequence MKALLLAASLGLVAALQSLEPQDPSKTLDVRLGRGGVGRRILGTWYIKNIAAQKDVLDKAHRPVSPVTIVRVYQDVLKASFTHLRKGQCHGMQTILFGTGVPGRYSAFGSTSFLQIKELSMKDHCIFYCEGEYQGERFRIGVLLGRNLDVDLEALGEFKQFAQRKGFPPESLLAPVQLENCSRSSHG